DNA from Bacillus sp. Marseille-P3661:
ATCAGAAAGTTAATTCTAGATACCATCGAATACGTTTTTCCTGTACCGGCACCCGCTTTAATATTTATGTTTGTATTGATAGGAGCATGTTCAATTAAATATTGATCCTTGTTAAATTCACTATTGTTATGAAAAGCATTTAAACGTTCTTCATATTTCGCTACTTCCTCTGCATCGCCATTAAAAATCTCAAAAGAGGAGTGTGGCCGTTCATTAATATAAGCGATTTGAAAATTAAATGTACGAATGCAGTTATCCGTTATTTCGGTTTCATCAAATAGAAACCTTGGATCGATTTTCTGTTCCTTCATATATTTTTCAAAGTTTGATTTAAATTTGTTTAGTAGCTCTCTTTTTCTTGAAATAAAATAGAGTTTAGTACCATTTATCCATTTCTTAAAGTATTTTAACATCTCTTCTTCGTTTACATCTTCAGAGATATAACGCAATAATGAGTAAATTTTCCTTTTAGAATCTACATCTTTTTTCGATTGTTCTTTTTTGATTAATTTAGGTAACGATGCATTAATTTGCTCATCTGTTTCAAATAGTCTTCTGAATTCAAGCATATGTTGAAAATGGAACTTATCTGTGGACTTCTTTTCATTTATACTCTGAAATAAGGACAGAATTTTATTTTTTAATTTTTCACCGTCCAACATATCCTCTTTTACAATTGTTTGTTCAATTGAAGAAACTATGTCCATCCGCTTTTTAGCAAAGGTTTTTTCTTGCATATTTGGATAGCAGACCATAGGGATTACCAGGAAGTTTTTATTCAATTTTTTTTGAACTAAGTTAACTAAATTATATTGATATCGCTCAGCCTGGTATAACGGTGAGTTTTCTGAGGTTTCCATCCCTGATAATGGCTGGAATAAAATACTATTATTGTCTTCTACGGTTAAGTGTTCGCCTGTCCACCCTTTCACCTCTATTACCGCAATTCCTTTATCTGGAACAAGCAGGGCAATATCAAAGCGGTGATGGTTCACTTGATAATTAAAGTAACAAATATAGTCAGCTGGTAAAGTATGCTTTATTATAGTATATACAATTTCTTCTGCATCATTTTTAAAATCTGGTTGTTTAGGATAAATAATCGCCAAAATACATCCCCCTTATAAGACACAGGTAATAGTCAATTTTTTCTCTTGCTCTTCTCGAGACAGTATTTTCAGTCACTCTACTGCTTTACTTCATTGTCGATATCGATAAACCTCTTATACACTTGTTAGTAACATATTAGACAAATTAATAATTAACGGCCCACAATATCAATTTTTGCTTCGCTAGGCCAGCTACTCAAGTTAAAAATACGTTGATTATGATCAGATAGAAACATTAGATTGTTAGATAATGACTTCGTAAGTAAAGATAATACTTTAACTATATAGGTGAAAGGTATTGCGCCTTATAGACAATAATCAAAACGTACTTCGATTGGAATGGAACCCCACACTTTTTATCACTCACTAGGACAAGGACATATGGATACGGAAATGGTTCGTTTACCAACCCTTACAGAACGCTCATAAAGTTACCCTGTGCATAAAAGTTACGTTTAAAAAATATTCTTCTATAATACAAATTATGTACCATTATACTATGGAACGAGGGACAGGTCTATTGACCTAGTGAAGTTTGTTGGGACTTTGGTCAAGCTTGATTCAATGTGGCATGGATAACACATTATCCCATAATGGTGAGTTACTAAGTATTTGTTTTAACAGAAGTTGAGTGGATAAAGGTGGCATTTCACTTATAACACTTTTCATATCCTAAGCGAATTGAAATTACGAATCCTCTGTAAATTTTACTAATTATTCAATGAAACCCTTATCAAGCCATTAGTAGAACCTTTATGAATGTAACTTTTTAATTGTGACTATTAGGAGAGTTAAAAAAACAGCACTAAAGAACTTGCTTGCTTCTTGATTTATTTGTTTCAATTTGAATCATGCATTAAAGATTTGCCTAACTTTTTTTGGGTGTGGCACAGAGTTTAATCCGACAGTGTTATTTCTAAAATTCAGCGTTCACTTTGACAACTAATAAAATGGCAGAGCAATAGTTACAATTATTACTTAGTTATTTCCTCGAAAAGCAGAAAAACTGACAATTTCCAACCAACTAATGCGGAAATTCTTTTCAATATTATGTCACATAATGCACAATTGTTTTTTTCTATAGGAATTTTATTTCTTTTATATGTTAAAATTAAAATAATATATATTTTTTACTAAAATAAATTACCGATTCAATAAAGGGTGTAAGATATGAAAGAAATTAAAAAAAGAGAAATTGAATTATTAGCAAAAGTTTGCAATCAAAATAATATCTCTTTAAAGTTGGCACGTGAGATTATCCGTGCCTCTGAAAAATTCTCATATGAAAATGTTAGTCAAGGTAACCGCATTAATGAATATCAAGAGTTAATTGACTATTTTTCAAAAAATAATTAGCAAGGTGATTGTTCATGTTATTAAAAAAACTTATATTTGATAATTTTAAAACGTATTATGGTGTTCAAGAAGTTAACTTATATATACCTAAAGAGATTAGAGAGGAAAAAGGAAAAAACCTCATTTTACTAGGTGGATTAAACGGAGCAGGGAAAACCACTATTCTTAAGGCTATAACCTATGTTCTTTTTGGTAAACGTGGAATGACGGAACAGGAACATAAACGGGTGTTTTCAAACGTTATTAACAATACATTCTATGATGAAGGGGGCAGAAACTGTTCTGTTTCGTTAGTTATAGAAACTGACAAAGGTGAAGAATGGAACTTAAAAGTGAAATGGTATTTTGACCATTTAAAAAGAGTTAGCCACGAAGAACGGGAACTTTATGTCAGAAAGCCAAATGCAACACACTCAAAACATGCACGAATTGATAATATTGAAGCTTATAACAAACTAATCGATAAAATTATCCCCTATCACGCTGCACCATTCTTTATTTTTGATGGTGAGGAAATCAAGGATATTGTGCTACGGCAAAATAGTGAAGAAATGAAAGAAGCAATCCATAAAATTACCGGAATGGACGCTTATAAGCAAATGTTAATCGATCTTCGTTCACTTAAAAGTTCTATCGAAAATAAATTGGCACGATCAGTTAGCCAAATTAAATTAAAAAACATTGAGACTGAGTTGGACGAAATTAATGGAACAATTAAAACACTTGAAGTCAGAAAAGACAAACTGTCTTCCGAAGTTCGTAAATACGAAAAACTAATAAGTGATGCAAAACAAGAACGCAATCAAAAAATTTCACAAAATTCAAAATCACGAGAAGCAATAGTTAAGCAACAATCCCGCACTGCCACTGAGATTGAACATGCAAAAAAAGAGTTACATGATTTTTTACAACACAATATGCTTAATATTATTCTGCGTAATAAAATCTTGAACTTAAAAAAACAACTTAAACTTGAAAATGAATTAAGTCATAAGAGGATCTTACAAACTGCTTCTTTGACACCCTATAGAAATTTTATGGATCAGTTACTGAATAAGGATATTGATCCACCCTTATCTTCCGAGCAACTATCGCAAATTAAACAGTTAGGTGAAGAAATTTGGATAAAAGAAAACAAGATAAGAAATACGATACCCAATGATACAAAAGAAATCCATGACATATCAAACAATGATTACACATATTTAACAACAATTTCACCAAAAGATAAAAGCCAAATTTCAAACTTAATTAATAGGATTGATAAATTAGAACAAGATTTAAAAGATCTAGAAGTAAAAATTCGTAATGCACCTGAAGCTGTTAATATCGATGATGAAAACAACAAAATTGATATATTAGTAAAAAAATTAGGTGAAATCAATTTAAAATATAAAACACTCACAAAGAAGTTAAACGCAGCGCTAGATGAAAAAACGAGTTTATTAAATAAATTAACCAGATTATCAGGTCAAGATGAAAACCTAGAAGAGCTCCAAGAGCGTAATATACAAGTAGAGCAAACTATTAAGGCAATGACTCAGTATGTTACTGAAATGACCAAGATGAAAGCTACTTATATAAAAGAAGAATTTTCATCTATGTTACAAAAGCTTTTTAGGAAGCAAGATGAATTCGGAAAGATTGAATTTGATATAGAGACTTACACAATTCGTTTGTACAATGATCGTATGCAGGAGATTAGCATTCAAGATCGCTCCGCTGGTGAAATGCAAATGATTTCTTCTGCTTTAATTTGGGCCTTAACAAAAGCGTCTGACCTATCTTTACCAATGGTGATTGATACACCTCTTGGTCGATTGGATAGTTACCATCGAAACCGATTAATTAATTTTTATTATAAAGAGCTCAGTGATCAAGTTATTATCTTATCTACTGATACTGAGATTACTGAAGAATATGTCAAAGTTATGGAAGAACATTCCTATAAACAATATATGCTAGATTATGATGAAACAAAGAAATATACGATTATTCGTGACGGATATTTCAACTTTATTAAAGGGTGATGAAATGGCAAATCGGAGAATGACTCTTTCGGAGGAAGGAAAACAAATTTTGGATATGATCGCTGATACGCTAGAAGTTGAGAGACCTATGGCTGTTAAAATTGCACTCTCCAAAGGAATAGCAGTTTCAGATGGTCCAGTAACTGAAGATTACCCAGGTGGAAAGAATAAGTGGACGATCCCAGACAATATCATCAAGGATAAAGAGTTTTTACTTTTCAAACATTTAATCATTAATGAAGTATCCTCTTCTTTAGACGAGGATCAGCTTCACAAGCACATGTTAGCATTTATTGAAAAAGGATTAAGAAGATTAAAGCAAGACTTTGAAAATAAAAATTCAATCGAAGATTTCAGACTTGTAATATTATAAAAAACCCACCAAGGTGGGTTTCAGGCTGTCGAGAAACCCTCGACAGTCTATTTTTTTCATCATTAACTTTAACAATTCACCGCGTTAATTTGGTATAATATAGGTAATATAGATAGGATGGTGATTAGTATGTTTAACACTAGAAAAAATACTCAAAACGAAGTTGAATTTGTATCTATGGAAGACCTTGTCCCTGAAGATCATCTATTAAGAAAAATCGATAAGTACATAGACTTTTCATTTATTCCAGAAAGAGTTCGACCGTACTATTGCGAAGATAATGGACGTCCTTCGTTGGATCCACTTATTTTATTTAAGATGATGTTTATTGGTTATATTTACGGTATCCGTTCAGAAAGACAACTTGAACGTGAAATACAAATGAACATTGCTTACCGCTGGTTTCTTGGTCTTAAATTAACTGATCCAGTGCCACACCACTCCACTATAAGTTGGAACCGTCGAATGCGTTTTAAAGATACTGACATTTTTCAAGAGATCTTTGATGAAAGTGTTATGCAAGCCATTAATCACAAAATGGTTGGTGGGAGAGTCTTGTTTACTGATTCAACTCATTTAAAGGCAAATGCAAATAAGCATAAATTCATAAAAGAAGAAGTTGAAGTGGAGACACGTGAATATGTAGAGGAATTAAATAAAGCCATTGAGGAAGATCGAGTAAAATATGGAAAAAAGCCTCTAAAGGAAAAAGAGGAGGTGAATGAAACGAAAGAAATCCGGAAGAGTACAACTGATCCGGATTGTGGATTTATGTCACGTGATAATAAGCAAGAAATGTTCTGTTATCTAGACCACCGTACAACCGATATTAAATACAATATTATAACAGATGCCTTTGTAACTCCCGGTAATGTCCATGATTCAGTTCCTTATCTCAAGCGATTAGATCGTCAAATCTCACGATTTGATTTTAACGTAGAAGCGGTGGCACTAGATTCTGGATACTTAACAAATCCAATATGTAAGGGATTATTTGATCGTGAGATCTTTGGTGTAATTGCCCACAGAAGATATCAACCGACAAGAGGACTTTTTCAAAAGTGGAAATTTACATATGATGCGGATACAGATGTATATGTCTGTCCCAATGGTGAACAATTAAATTATCGTACCACAACAAGGGAAGGATATCGTGAATATAAATCCGACTCTAAAAAATGTACAAATTGCCCTCTCCTACAACAATGTACACGGTCAAAAAATAAGCAAAAAGTGGTCACCCGACATGTTTGGGAAGAACATAAAGAGAAGGTGAGACTTAACCGATTATCTTCAGGAGGAAAAATTCTTTATAAATATAGAAAAGAAACCGTAGAGCGAAGCTTTGCAGATTCAAAAGAACTGCATGGGCTTCGCTACTGCCGGTTACGAGGAATTAAAAATGCAAGTGAGCAAGTGCTACTTACAGCAGCTTGCCAGAATATGAAAAAGATTGCCAACCATCTGGCGAAACTTGGCTAGGTGGTTGGGAGTGATATTTTCTTATTCTATCTCATATTTATATTAGGTTAATTTTCATTAAACAAAAAAGAGTGTAGAGAAAAAATACCCCTTTCTCTACACTCTGAAACCCACCAAGGTGGGTTTTTTTATATTCTTTCTGATAGTGGTATTATATCTACTACCAAAACAGTAGGTTGTGATAATTCCCCATTTTCATTTTTAATTGGGCCATGGACTATACACTGCCCTTTTCTCAATGAAGCAAGTTTATTTTCCCAAAGTTTCTTTTCTTGATTGTCTTTAGCCAAACTAGCAGCAATATTCGATAATTCCTGCTCTGGTGGTGAAAAGTAGACCTTTTGAGAAGCCATTTGCAATCTAGCTAACTCATCTGAATCTAATTGCGCTTTCAAAAATTGAGTTGCATACCATGCTGACCATCCAAATTTTCGACCTTCCTGCAATATTCTTGCTGATGGTGATTTTTCGGTATGATCTAGATTCTGGGCTTCATCCATAATCACAGGCATTGGTTTATTCTTATTACCATTTTGAACTGAATAATTCCATAAATCCCAAAGAATAAACTCAGTGATCATTAATTGTACATCCCTCGGGAAACCTGTTAATTGAATGATATGAATTTCCCCATTACTATCCACAATATCATTCCATTTGATTGATTGATTTTCACTAAAAGGATTGCGATCTATTAACGGTCTTATTTGTGATAAAGCAGTTTTGGCATAATTAGATCCATCTTCCTCAAGCAATTCCTTTAATTTAATTAAATTCATTTGATCATCATATAATTCTAAACCTTTGAACACAGCTTCATAAATAGCATTTTGTTGTTGAATTCCTAAGGATTTATAAACAGCCGCAAATACACTTTTAATTCTTTCGGCTACATCTGTATTTGACTCTGGTAGATTAATTCCCCCAATATCACGAGCATTCTTTTGAAATGGATTAATCGGTAGCTTTTCACTGTAAACAATTTTATGCTTAAGTTTATCGCCTAAGTATTGAACAAATTCTGGTTCTAGCTGATTAGGTAAAAAACCTTCGGTATAGTCAATTACTATGCTAGGAATACCAAGCTTTGATTTTTCTAATAGCAAGCATTGCATAAAATAGGTTTTTCCTTGCCCGGACTTACCTGAAATCAATAGGTGACGATTTGCAAGTCCTTTGTTACCATATTCCCAAAATATTTCTCGGTTAGAATTTTCAGCCCTACCTAATCTTATTCTTATTTTTTCTAACGCTGCCCATCCGAGAGTCTTACTGCTTTCTTCATTTTGCTCTAGACTTTCATCTGTAATTTGGATTGTAACCTTATCATCTTCCCTAATGATATCAGATGAATCATTATAATCGAACTTATTTATAGTTGTTTCCCCTGTAACTGTTGGCGATTTAGAAAGAGTCTCTCCCTCGATATTTGGTTCCGGTACCAATTCTATACCATTATTCAATTTATACGATTCTTTTTGTATTCCTGTGTGAATTGGTTCTTGGTAATTTGGTAACTTCTGATTGTTATTTCCTGCTTTATACATGTACGAAAGCATATCTTCTTTTATAAAATCATTTGGTTCTTCTTGAATCCATTGTCTCATTTCTTCAATCGGTGTTACCAATCCTTCATATCCGTCTCTTTCTGTAAGGTTAAGGAGAAGAATATCATCCTCCAAATGAGCACTTCTATGATAAGCATCTTTCTGAAATGATAATATCGCCCCGTCACCAATATATGGTTTTAAATTGTCTGAAACTTGATAGTCATCTTTCAATAGTTTTTCAATAATTTCATCAGAAAGTTTGTATTCTTTATCATTCCAGAATTCACTTTGATCAATTTTCTGAGCGTTAGCTAGCAGTAATTGGGCAAAGAAATTCCGATAAAACTTTCCAGTAAAAAACTCTCCACTTTCACCAGTTAATACATCTACAAATAAATGTTTTGTCTTCTTTACCTGCACTCTTGCCTTCTCTAATACTTCTCCTTTATTAATTCCAATTTTCACTTCGATTGGATAAAAGTAAAGTGATATTTGATCATTGTTATACTCTAAACCAATTAACAGCAAATCATCGCTGTGACTCCCTTTTACGCCAAGGTTTTTTGCCGTGAATATACCTTCAGATTTATTCAGGCTCACTGCCCCGGCAACACGAAGAATTTCCTCAAGTGAAATCGGAACCCATAAAATATCTGGATGATCAAAATAAGAAACGGAATATTTAATTGCTGAAATAATACTTAACTTTTCTCGGTCATAATGACCTTTACTCCCAATAATTTTTAAAAGCCATTCACCGTTAAATGTGTTGAAAGCTTTAATGGTATTTTGGACATTTTTATCGGAACCCTTAACATCTTTCAGTTTTAGAAATTCCTTAATAACTGCATAGTATTGGTGTGATTTATCTGTCACCGTTATGGCATCATAACGACTAGATGAAGAATATTGATCACTATAATGAATAACGACTAGATTCCCGTCATAGCTGTTGAAGAATTCCAAATCAATAAGTGGATCAATAAAAGTAACCCAGTAAGACGAACTGAATATTCTTTCTAACGTTTCTTCATCTGCAGTAGTTGTCCGTGAGAAAATAGCTTCACCTTTTCGATAACTGTCATTTCCACCATTTCTTAAATTGGCTGCTAGTTCATTAACATTATATGCTGTGCTAGTTAAGTAATTATTTTCTCCTTCCACACAATATGCTTTTGTACCAAAGCCACTTTTATAATTTTCCTCATCTTTCATTGAAGGTACGCTAGAATACAGTCCGTCAATAGTTAGTCCGGAAGTCATCTCTTTTATAGGTTGAACGGCATGATGCTCTTGGGCATGCATCTTATAAAAAGAGATGTGAGCATATCTTAACTCAGCACTAGGTTCTTGTTTGTAAAAAAACAATTTTTCTCTTATGATTCTTAGGATATCTTCTCCATCCAGCTCCTTTGAATTTAATTTAATATCGAATAATTCTTCAAACTGTGATACCGTTTCTGTACGAGCATATAAATCAAACGAACTTTCTGAGTTTTCTTCTTTATATAGTGTAACTTCTACAGGTTTTATTTTTTCAGGTCCTTCATGATCTAGTTCTTTTAACATCCATAAGAAAATCCCGCGAATAACCTCTAAATCATTTGAAATATTAATAATGTTTATTTGCAAAGGAGCCTGAGACTTTTCAATAAATAAATATGAAAAATGGTCTTTAAATTGTGTAAGTTTATCATTTACAACTTTTGCTAAATAAAGATTTGCATCTGAGACAGAGACTTTATTTACATGTTTAAACGTTAACCAATCTATAGCAGCTTGTTGGTGGTCAGGTTTATACAAATCCTCATTCTCGTCATAAAGAAATGGAACCAGGGCATCTGGATTCAGCCGATTTAAAATACTGTTATCGACTTCCTCTGTACCTAATAATTCATATAGTTTGAGTTTAAACGCAATCATTATTGGATGAAAAGGAGTAAAATATACAATACCATTAGATTGAATAGTTCCAAGTTTGAATAAGTCTCTACCCTTTCGTCCTGCTGGATTCCCATTTTTAAAGCTTTTTATTTCTTTTTGATATTCATTAATAAGATCAATTGCTCGTTTCTTTAGATCCTCTGTTATAGTACATAAACTAGGTATTGAGTTTTTAATTTTAAAATATGTAATAAATCGACTATAAGCCTCTTTTAGATCATCACTTAATTTTATATCTTCTGGGTGTAGTATTTCAGCTTCGTATCTAGCGCTTTTTATACCATTTTCAACCCAATAATCTTCCCATTCAAAGAAGTCGCGATATTCTGAATGAAAATAAAACTCTCGATTTTCAAGTATTAATCGATTATTTTCTCTAATCCACTGAACATCTGTATTCGTTTCTCTTATAAGTTTCCATAATCGTTGGCCAGTGATTGGCATAGATTCTGGTAATTCATTTTTTAAAAGAAGAGGAATAGTAGCAGTTTGAAATTGAATCTTAATCTTTAATTCATCATTATCATTAAACGCTTCAGGCAGCGGAGTGAGAATTAACCTCTCGTCTTCTAAAACTGAAACTAGCATATTATCCTCAGAAACCTCTACTTTCTTTACCCCAATGCCATTTCCAAAACTTAATTCATCGTTTTCAAAATAAAGCGCAATAAAGTTATTAGTTGGATCTACAATATACATAGACCGATAACGGTCTAAATATATAGGGTCCAATGGTAAGACTGCAATATAGAATTCAGCCCCTAATGATGCTTTGTTATCATGTTTATATGCTAATTTAACAAATGTTGGTTTATCTTTTTTTGTAAAAATTTTTGCCCCAATATTTGTTAATTTCACATCAACTTCTAGACTCTCATTATATATCTTCGCTACTTTTAGGAAATCCGAAGATAAACTTTTGTCATTCCCACTTAGACTAAAAGAAATTTGCAACTCAACCTCTTCTTTTTGTTCAGGGTTAAAAATTACAATATGTCTCTTTCTTCGCCCCGCTGCAGTCTCCCTATACGGTTTGTCCCAAATTGATAATTTATCCTTTGCTTTTAAAGAAGTATAATCCACTTTTTTCTTTTTATTTAACTTTTTAAAGTCCTCGTTAAATTTATGAACCTTTGGAAACAATACTTCTCGCCAATTCTCTGCTATCAATTCCTTTGCTCCATCAGGCGAGAATCTCTTTTCTAACTCTTCTTCTTCCAAACCGAAATCATGAACTTTTCTAACGTAATCATAAAACTCTCTATTTTCTTTTAAACGTTCTTTTTGATCTTTACCTTTAAATTTTGCTAAATCTGGATCTTTAAAAAGTCCAAATTTATGATATTCAGCATCTTCAATTGACCCTTTTTGTAGTGTCGTAAATATATCTTCAAATTCAAAGAATGTTATTTGTTGAATTGATTGTTCTTTCATTAAGTTCTCTAGATTATCTAATAGAATAATTTGGTCAACCTTTTCCAACACACTATTTTCAATATCATTTTTTAAATTAGTAAATAGGGAGGAGGGGTGTAAAGGCATTCCCTCTTTTTGTAAATCACTACTACCTCCTTGAATTGAGTCCAATTGTTCCGAAACAATACTTACTAATGCCGTACTTTCCCAAACTCCTTTTTGCTCTCCAACTAAGTTTCGTAAAGTAACGAGGAAATCTGGTTTGACATATTCAGAAGTATGAGCTATGACAAGTTTTATGTTTCTAAAAGGAATATAAAATGTTGTATATTCCTCACCTAGCTCATGCTTATATTTAAATGTATTTATTCCTTCAATACTTTCTAACGCTTTTACTAACTCTTCAACATCAGATTCACTATCAAGTTGAAGATAAAAACGATCACCTTGTTTTAGCTCGATCTGTCTGAAATAATCGACTAATAAGGAAGATATATAATTATAGAATTGGCTTGACATACTGAGCATCACCACTATCACTTTTTTTATCTAAGATATTTAGATTATCAAATAATTTTATAATCTCTTTTTTGGAGTAACGATCAAATTTAATTCCTCTTTTTTCGTATTCTTTAAATAATTCATTTAAAGGTATGCGTTTATCCTTTACCGAGACAGCTGTTAGTAACAGTAAAAATTCATGTTTTACGTTAAGCACCTGGCCTAAACTGCCTCTAGTTTTAATAAATTGGTTTGCACCTAAATCCTCAATATTTTCACCATATTTTTTACAAACATTAGCACTCATACCTTCCTTTAAACAAGTAAACAAGACTCTAAATGCGGCAGGAAGGTCCTCAGAATGATCTACTACGTTAACCTTCTTATATATAGAATAATCTTGAATCCATTGTTTAAGTTCTTTTAAGAACTCTTGTTCATATTCATTGCCCTTTGCTTTAATTCTGTCATAAAGCTCACTATAGGGCATAAAACTTATTCCAGCCTTATTATCTTCATTTAATGAATTATGACTTAAATGAGAGATCGTATGTATATGTCTAAAAAGGTTAATTGACTTTTCTTTAATAAATTTAAATCCCTCTAGTTCGTCAGCAGCTTTTCTTCGTTTACTTATTGACTCCCACTCAAGTGCAAAATAAAGGGGATGAACTTTATTGAAATCCGATTCAGTATATTGCTCAAATTTTAGTAACAATTGACAAGCATACATAAAGACATAGTAATGTGTAAGCAATGGAAATGACGCTAAAAAATAGTCTTTATACTTACTTAAATATATAAGGTCTTCTTTATAAAGCTCGCTAAAAGAGTTAAGTAATGGCTGATACTGAACACTTTTTACTTTAG
Protein-coding regions in this window:
- the dptG gene encoding DNA phosphorothioation-dependent restriction protein DptG; this encodes MVRTLDREYLNELFTKKTNHDTGKTLDVLPFTSQTGAIRDKFHKVMGEYVRNICQLKYDEKSLGNREFYVSSKENELSEYIASNVEFNNDDEMYDFTRFLDQYLFSQDEIKPIHPFLFNYMSIKVDKDKLENELKKYGQFLNEVFGKNNSEITSIFTTKDSEDILTELILSKMDALKETKVKSVQYQPLLNSFSELYKEDLIYLSKYKDYFLASFPLLTHYYVFMYACQLLLKFEQYTESDFNKVHPLYFALEWESISKRRKAADELEGFKFIKEKSINLFRHIHTISHLSHNSLNEDNKAGISFMPYSELYDRIKAKGNEYEQEFLKELKQWIQDYSIYKKVNVVDHSEDLPAAFRVLFTCLKEGMSANVCKKYGENIEDLGANQFIKTRGSLGQVLNVKHEFLLLLTAVSVKDKRIPLNELFKEYEKRGIKFDRYSKKEIIKLFDNLNILDKKSDSGDAQYVKPIL